The Acidobacteriota bacterium genome contains a region encoding:
- a CDS encoding helix-turn-helix transcriptional regulator, producing MAIIINIDVMLAKRKMSVTELTEKVGITMANISILKNGKAKAIRLSTLEAICKALECQPGDILEYKEDLP from the coding sequence ATGGCAATCATCATTAACATAGACGTCATGTTGGCGAAGCGGAAGATGAGCGTCACCGAGCTTACCGAAAAAGTCGGCATCACGATGGCGAACATTTCCATCTTGAAAAACGGCAAAGCCAAAGCAATCCGGCTCTCAACCCTGGAGGCCATTTGCAAAGCCCTGGAGTGTCAGCCGGGAGATATTTTGGAATACAAAGAAGACCTTCCGTAG